The Planococcus donghaensis genome contains a region encoding:
- the pcrA gene encoding DNA helicase PcrA: MELISKNLLNGMNPEQAEAVKTTEGPLLIMAGAGSGKTRVLTHRIAYLVLEKQVYPSNILAITFTNKAAREMRNRIDGLLGHGTGQRMWASTFHSMCVRILRRDIDKLGMSKNFSILDTTDQLTVIKNVLKQQNLDPKKYEPRTMLNAISSSKNECIDAAQFAADMNQFNPYEKTVSDVYTAYENRLKKNQSLDFDDLIMTTLNLFNTVPEVLEYYQNKFHYIHVDEYQDTNNAQYQLVQKLASKFKNICVVGDSDQSIYRWRGADITNILSFEKDYPNAKVIMLEQNYRSTKRILQAANDVIQKNTSRYPKELRTENDEGTAITLHKAGDERQEAQFVVQTIQKLMDEENYKTSDFAILYRTNAQSRIMEEMFVKSNMSYTIVGGTKFYDRKEIKDLLAYLRLIANNDDDLSLARVINEPKRGIGATSFEKMARFAIEQDRTIMDALQEADFMGLTPKTAQTALEFQKMINSFTQMQEYLSVTELVEEVLKKSGYRQMLQNDKTIEGESRLENLDEFLSVTKAFEKQSDDKSLVAFLTDLALISDIDSLDDEEDADGPIILMTMHAAKGLEFPVVFIIGLEENVFPHSRSNNDDEELEEERRLAYVGITRAEQRLYLTHASSRTLFGKSNFNMPSRFISEISEDLIEQTRAHHRAGATTSYRQVPKRPAVTRPSYNQSGSEKLGWKTGDKATHKKWGTGTVVSVKGEGEQTELDIAFPSPVGIKRLLAKFAPIEKE; encoded by the coding sequence ATGGAATTGATATCAAAAAACTTATTAAACGGGATGAACCCGGAACAAGCAGAAGCAGTCAAAACGACTGAAGGACCGCTACTTATTATGGCAGGTGCAGGATCAGGGAAAACGCGTGTGCTGACACACCGTATAGCTTATTTGGTGCTGGAAAAACAAGTTTACCCATCCAATATTTTAGCCATTACGTTTACCAATAAAGCCGCACGTGAAATGCGTAACCGGATTGACGGATTATTAGGGCACGGAACCGGGCAGCGTATGTGGGCATCTACATTTCACTCAATGTGTGTGCGTATTTTAAGACGGGATATTGACAAATTAGGCATGTCGAAAAACTTCTCGATTTTGGATACAACCGATCAATTAACGGTTATTAAAAATGTCTTAAAACAACAAAACTTGGATCCAAAAAAATACGAACCAAGAACAATGTTAAATGCCATCTCCTCGTCTAAAAACGAATGCATTGATGCCGCTCAATTTGCAGCAGATATGAACCAATTTAACCCATACGAGAAAACAGTCTCGGACGTTTATACAGCTTATGAGAACCGTTTGAAGAAAAACCAGTCACTGGATTTTGATGATTTGATTATGACCACGTTGAATTTATTTAACACGGTTCCTGAAGTACTAGAGTATTATCAAAACAAATTTCACTACATTCACGTAGATGAATATCAAGATACGAATAATGCACAATATCAATTGGTTCAGAAATTGGCGAGCAAGTTTAAAAATATTTGCGTAGTTGGTGATTCAGATCAGTCGATTTATCGCTGGCGTGGGGCGGATATTACAAATATCCTATCGTTCGAGAAAGATTATCCAAATGCGAAAGTCATCATGCTCGAGCAAAATTATCGTTCGACAAAACGTATATTACAAGCAGCGAACGATGTAATTCAGAAAAACACGAGTCGTTATCCAAAAGAATTGCGTACGGAAAACGATGAAGGTACAGCCATTACTTTGCATAAAGCAGGAGATGAACGTCAAGAAGCACAGTTTGTGGTTCAAACCATTCAAAAGCTAATGGATGAAGAAAACTACAAAACGTCTGATTTTGCGATTCTTTACCGGACAAATGCACAGTCACGAATTATGGAGGAAATGTTCGTTAAATCGAATATGTCTTACACCATTGTCGGTGGAACAAAATTCTATGACCGTAAAGAAATAAAAGACTTGTTAGCGTATTTACGTTTGATTGCCAATAATGACGATGATTTATCGTTAGCTCGTGTCATTAACGAACCAAAGCGTGGAATTGGCGCAACATCTTTCGAGAAAATGGCACGTTTTGCGATTGAACAAGATCGGACAATTATGGATGCGTTACAAGAAGCTGATTTTATGGGATTAACGCCAAAAACCGCACAAACAGCTTTAGAGTTCCAAAAAATGATTAATAGTTTTACGCAAATGCAGGAATATTTGTCTGTTACTGAATTGGTTGAAGAAGTACTGAAAAAGTCAGGTTATCGTCAAATGTTGCAAAACGATAAAACCATTGAGGGCGAAAGCCGTTTAGAAAACTTAGATGAATTCTTATCAGTCACAAAAGCTTTTGAAAAACAAAGCGATGATAAATCGTTAGTGGCATTCTTAACCGATTTGGCATTGATTTCAGATATTGATTCCTTAGATGACGAAGAAGATGCAGATGGCCCAATTATTTTAATGACGATGCACGCAGCAAAAGGATTAGAATTTCCTGTTGTCTTTATTATTGGGTTAGAAGAAAACGTCTTTCCGCATTCACGGTCAAACAATGACGATGAGGAATTGGAAGAAGAGCGCAGACTCGCTTATGTTGGAATTACGCGAGCAGAACAGCGGCTGTATTTAACACATGCGTCTTCTCGTACATTGTTCGGGAAAAGTAATTTTAATATGCCTTCTCGGTTTATTTCGGAGATATCAGAAGATCTGATTGAACAAACACGCGCTCATCATCGTGCTGGGGCTACTACCAGTTATCGACAAGTACCAAAACGTCCAGCCGTAACACGTCCTAGCTATAATCAGTCAGGCAGTGAGAAATTAGGTTGGAAAACGGGCGACAAAGCAACGCATAAAAAGTGGGGTACTGGAACGGTCGTTAGTGTTAAAGGCGAAGGCGAACAAACGGAACTCGATATTGCGTTCCCAAGCCCTGTCGGCATTAAACGCTTATTGGCTAAATTTGCGCCGATTGAAAAAGAATGA
- the ligA gene encoding NAD-dependent DNA ligase LigA, with protein MDRLKAEQRVDELNEMLRNYGHAYYVLDKPAVPDAIYDQLLNELIDLETLYPDLVFPDSPTQRVGGAPLSTVDKVTHERPMLSLSNVFSEEDLREFDKRVRSGAGDKVDYVCELKIDGLAVSLLYENGKFVKGATRGDGRVGEDITVNLRTIRAIPLKLKDAVTLEVRGEVFMPKKSFHALNEQRSEQGEELFANPRNAAAGSLRQLDPKIAASRNLDVFIYGIGGDGETYRLAEHDESLEYLAKLGFKTNQERQVCTTVEEVLAYIEKWTEKRNDLPYEIDGIVIKVNQFLYQQELGFTAKSPKWATAYKFPAEEVMTTVRDIELSVGRTGVVTPTAILDPVSVAGTTVQRASLHNEDLIKEKDIRIGDKVIIRKAGDIIPEVVSVILDQRTGEELPFEMPTHCPACESELVRIEGEVALRCVNPQCPAQITEGLIHFVSRNAMNIDGLGEKVIEQLYREGLVHDISDIYKLTKEQLLELDRMADKSASNLVAAIDASRTNSMEKLLFGLGIRHVGERGARILSEHFGTLEQLIDATKEELIEIHEIGDKMADSIVMYFDNEEVRALVERLREANVNLSYTGTRVRVEEGANAFAGKKIVLTGKLEQMTRQEASAQIEALGGKLTGSVSKKTDLLIAGEEAGSKLDKARELKVEIWDEQRLVEELNK; from the coding sequence ATGGATCGCTTAAAAGCGGAACAACGTGTAGATGAATTAAACGAAATGCTGAGGAACTATGGTCATGCGTATTATGTACTCGATAAACCGGCTGTTCCAGATGCAATATACGATCAATTGCTCAATGAATTAATCGACTTAGAAACACTTTACCCTGATTTGGTGTTTCCAGATTCACCTACTCAACGTGTAGGAGGAGCACCACTTTCAACAGTTGATAAAGTTACCCATGAACGTCCTATGCTCAGTTTGTCCAATGTTTTTAGTGAAGAAGATTTACGCGAATTTGATAAACGTGTGCGGAGCGGTGCGGGTGACAAAGTTGACTATGTTTGTGAATTGAAAATTGATGGACTTGCCGTATCACTTCTATATGAGAATGGTAAATTCGTCAAAGGTGCAACGCGTGGTGATGGTCGTGTTGGAGAAGACATTACGGTCAATTTGCGAACTATCCGTGCAATTCCATTAAAACTAAAAGATGCAGTCACGCTTGAAGTTCGAGGCGAAGTGTTTATGCCAAAAAAATCATTTCATGCCTTAAATGAGCAGCGCAGCGAGCAAGGTGAAGAACTGTTCGCTAATCCGCGCAATGCAGCAGCAGGGTCTCTTCGTCAATTAGATCCAAAAATTGCTGCAAGCCGTAATTTAGATGTTTTTATTTATGGAATTGGTGGCGACGGTGAGACTTATCGTTTAGCCGAACACGATGAATCGCTGGAGTATCTTGCAAAACTTGGCTTTAAAACAAACCAAGAACGCCAAGTTTGTACAACGGTTGAAGAAGTGTTGGCGTATATTGAAAAATGGACTGAAAAACGCAACGACTTGCCATATGAAATCGACGGCATCGTTATTAAAGTCAATCAGTTTTTGTACCAACAAGAACTTGGGTTTACAGCGAAAAGCCCTAAATGGGCAACAGCTTATAAGTTCCCAGCAGAAGAAGTAATGACGACAGTCCGCGATATTGAATTGAGTGTTGGACGAACCGGAGTGGTGACACCAACTGCGATATTAGATCCTGTGTCGGTTGCAGGAACTACCGTGCAACGAGCTTCCTTACACAATGAAGACTTGATCAAAGAAAAAGATATTCGAATCGGTGACAAAGTCATTATTCGAAAAGCGGGAGATATTATTCCGGAAGTCGTTTCGGTTATTCTTGACCAACGAACTGGAGAAGAACTGCCTTTTGAAATGCCGACTCATTGCCCTGCTTGTGAAAGCGAGTTGGTTCGAATTGAAGGAGAAGTGGCTCTTCGTTGTGTGAATCCGCAATGTCCTGCACAAATTACAGAAGGTCTCATTCACTTTGTGTCACGCAATGCCATGAATATTGATGGGCTTGGTGAAAAGGTAATTGAGCAATTGTACAGAGAAGGTTTGGTTCACGATATTTCGGATATCTACAAGCTGACAAAAGAGCAATTGTTAGAGTTAGATCGCATGGCTGACAAGTCTGCTTCAAATTTAGTAGCGGCGATTGATGCATCTAGAACTAATTCAATGGAGAAATTGTTATTTGGTTTAGGTATTCGCCATGTGGGAGAAAGAGGCGCACGAATTTTATCTGAGCATTTTGGGACACTTGAACAGCTAATTGATGCGACAAAAGAAGAATTGATCGAAATACATGAAATCGGCGACAAAATGGCGGATTCCATCGTTATGTATTTTGATAATGAAGAAGTTCGTGCATTAGTGGAACGTTTACGCGAAGCAAACGTCAATTTATCGTATACGGGTACGCGCGTACGCGTAGAAGAAGGCGCGAATGCCTTTGCTGGCAAGAAAATTGTTTTAACAGGTAAGCTCGAACAAATGACTCGTCAAGAAGCGAGTGCTCAAATCGAGGCGCTTGGTGGCAAACTAACAGGTAGTGTCAGCAAGAAAACCGATTTGCTTATTGCTGGTGAAGAAGCAGGCTCTAAACTCGATAAAGCACGTGAGCTCAAAGTGGAAATTTGGGACGAACAACGTCTCGTTGAGGAATTGAATAAATAA
- a CDS encoding CamS family sex pheromone protein: protein MKRIWWIPISLLLLSGCVPSKTDEKTEVINEKEEVETAIIPSMQLDDQFYRTLLPYKASATRGKIVNRLNSRYDIAETENGLLRLSQKQFSPDDYYFQEGQKITDEDVTSWLRRKSEDNPAGLNLSDERTAEQKKAGERPPAEVLAHVIEQNYLVKTNEDTIRLGGISIGLALNSSYSGSENGISYEEEIPQAQLEKEGKRMADEIVKRLREKEGLADVPIVVGLFKQNAGSSMIPGTYFSSGAAPGGKNAVASWNQVNEDYVLFPTSGKDEGYRDIDTAFRNFKQDVEIYFSNYTSVIGTGFYQENELKELKVEIPIQFYGVSEVIGFTQYVTGLVIDHFPENVLIEVSVTSTNGPEALILKKAGETEPFVHIYE, encoded by the coding sequence ATGAAACGCATATGGTGGATTCCAATCAGTTTGCTGCTGTTATCGGGATGTGTTCCTTCGAAAACAGATGAGAAAACAGAAGTGATAAATGAAAAAGAAGAAGTAGAAACGGCAATCATCCCGAGCATGCAGTTGGATGATCAGTTTTACCGTACGCTTTTGCCCTATAAAGCAAGCGCCACAAGAGGGAAAATCGTTAATCGTTTAAACTCTCGATACGATATTGCTGAAACGGAAAATGGCTTGTTGCGCTTGTCGCAAAAACAATTTTCGCCGGACGATTATTATTTTCAAGAAGGTCAAAAAATCACGGATGAAGATGTCACTTCATGGTTACGACGTAAGAGTGAAGACAATCCAGCCGGACTAAATCTTTCAGATGAACGAACTGCAGAACAAAAAAAAGCAGGAGAACGTCCTCCAGCTGAAGTATTGGCACATGTCATAGAACAAAATTATTTAGTGAAAACCAATGAAGATACAATCCGACTTGGGGGCATCTCTATCGGTCTTGCGCTGAATTCATCTTACTCTGGTAGTGAAAACGGCATTTCCTATGAAGAAGAAATACCGCAAGCGCAACTAGAAAAAGAAGGCAAACGCATGGCAGATGAAATCGTTAAACGGTTGCGTGAAAAAGAAGGCTTAGCAGATGTGCCGATAGTGGTAGGACTTTTTAAACAAAATGCAGGTAGCTCGATGATTCCTGGCACTTATTTTTCATCAGGCGCTGCACCAGGTGGGAAAAATGCTGTAGCTAGCTGGAATCAGGTAAATGAAGATTATGTACTGTTCCCCACTTCCGGTAAAGATGAAGGCTATCGAGATATTGATACAGCATTCCGTAATTTCAAACAAGATGTTGAGATTTATTTTTCTAATTACACCAGTGTTATCGGCACCGGCTTTTATCAAGAAAATGAATTAAAAGAGTTGAAGGTTGAAATACCGATTCAATTTTACGGCGTATCAGAAGTGATTGGTTTTACCCAATATGTGACAGGTCTTGTTATAGATCATTTTCCTGAAAATGTATTAATAGAAGTGAGCGTCACTTCAACTAACGGTCCTGAAGCCTTAATTTTGAAAAAAGCAGGCGAAACAGAACCTTTTGTTCACATTTATGAATAA
- the gatC gene encoding Asp-tRNA(Asn)/Glu-tRNA(Gln) amidotransferase subunit GatC, with translation MAKMTKEEVIEVAHLARLAITDEEAEHFADQLEAITNAMELLNELDTENVEPTTHVLQMVNVLREDKSVPGLDRDLVMKNVKEHEGGQVKVPTILE, from the coding sequence ATGGCGAAAATGACGAAAGAAGAAGTAATTGAAGTCGCACATTTGGCGAGACTCGCAATTACTGATGAAGAAGCAGAACATTTTGCAGATCAATTAGAAGCAATTACGAATGCAATGGAATTGCTAAATGAATTGGATACGGAAAATGTTGAACCAACAACGCACGTATTGCAAATGGTCAATGTATTGCGCGAAGATAAATCTGTCCCTGGATTAGATCGTGACTTGGTTATGAAAAACGTAAAAGAACATGAAGGCGGACAAGTAAAAGTCCCTACAATTTTAGAATAG
- the gatA gene encoding Asp-tRNA(Asn)/Glu-tRNA(Gln) amidotransferase subunit GatA, with protein sequence MSFVEKTAAQLQEMIHTKETTIAEMTEKAFERIEALEPKVDAFLALNKERATQLAKEMDQVPFAERGPLFGLPIGVKDNIVTEGLETTASSRILEGFNPIYNATVVDKLREAGMVTVGKLNMDEFAMGSSNENSYYKKTKNPWNLETVPGGSSGGSAAAVAAGEVPFSLGSDTGGSIRQPAAFCGVVGMKPTYGRVSRFGLIAYASSLDQIGPITRTVNDNALLLNAIAGYDDKDSTSANVEVPDFTSALTGDITGLRIGVPKEYFAEGVGEAAKEAVLDALKVLEERGAICEEISLPHSKYALSTYYILASSEASSNLSRFDGIRYGYRTEKAGSLLEFYMNTRSEGFGDEVKRRIMLGTYALSSGYYDAYYKKAQKVRTLIKKDFDDAFEKYDVIVGPTTPTPAFKIGEIIDDPLTMYANDILTIPVNLAGVPAISIPCGFENGLPLGLQIIGKHFDEETVYRVADVYEKATDFHKKTPQTWEGAAQ encoded by the coding sequence ATGTCATTTGTAGAAAAAACAGCTGCACAATTGCAAGAAATGATACATACAAAAGAAACGACAATTGCCGAAATGACTGAAAAAGCATTCGAACGCATTGAAGCGCTTGAGCCAAAAGTCGATGCATTTCTTGCATTGAACAAAGAACGTGCAACACAACTTGCAAAAGAAATGGATCAAGTGCCTTTTGCTGAGCGTGGACCATTATTTGGTTTACCAATTGGGGTAAAAGACAATATCGTAACAGAAGGACTTGAAACGACAGCTTCTAGTCGTATTTTAGAAGGATTTAATCCGATCTATAATGCAACAGTTGTGGATAAGTTAAGAGAAGCCGGGATGGTAACAGTCGGTAAATTGAATATGGATGAATTTGCAATGGGTTCTTCTAACGAAAACTCGTATTACAAAAAAACAAAAAATCCATGGAATCTTGAAACTGTTCCAGGCGGTTCTTCAGGTGGATCTGCTGCTGCAGTTGCAGCGGGAGAAGTACCATTTTCATTAGGATCAGATACGGGTGGTTCGATTCGCCAGCCAGCCGCTTTTTGTGGGGTTGTGGGGATGAAGCCAACTTACGGACGAGTTTCTCGTTTTGGGTTAATCGCTTATGCTTCTTCTTTAGATCAAATTGGTCCGATCACAAGAACCGTAAACGACAATGCTTTGTTGTTAAATGCGATTGCAGGTTATGACGACAAAGATTCAACGTCTGCAAATGTAGAAGTGCCAGATTTCACATCGGCATTGACGGGTGATATTACAGGTCTTCGCATTGGTGTTCCAAAAGAATACTTTGCCGAAGGTGTTGGCGAAGCAGCTAAAGAAGCTGTACTTGATGCATTAAAAGTGCTTGAAGAACGAGGCGCAATTTGTGAAGAAATTTCACTTCCTCATTCAAAATATGCATTATCAACTTATTACATTCTTGCTTCTTCTGAAGCTTCATCTAACCTTTCGCGTTTTGATGGCATTCGTTATGGCTACCGTACAGAAAAAGCAGGGAGTCTTCTTGAGTTTTACATGAATACGCGTTCTGAAGGATTTGGCGATGAAGTAAAACGCCGCATCATGCTAGGAACGTATGCACTAAGCTCAGGATATTACGATGCTTACTATAAAAAAGCACAAAAAGTTCGTACGTTGATCAAAAAAGATTTTGATGATGCATTTGAAAAATACGATGTCATTGTTGGCCCAACAACGCCAACACCAGCCTTTAAAATTGGTGAAATTATTGACGATCCATTAACAATGTATGCAAATGATATTTTAACTATTCCTGTAAACTTAGCGGGGGTACCAGCTATTTCAATTCCTTGTGGATTTGAAAACGGTCTACCATTAGGCTTGCAAATTATCGGAAAACATTTCGACGAAGAAACTGTTTATCGTGTTGCGGATGTATACGAAAAAGCAACAGATTTCCATAAAAAAACTCCTCAAACATGGGAGGGAGCAGCACAATGA
- the gatB gene encoding Asp-tRNA(Asn)/Glu-tRNA(Gln) amidotransferase subunit GatB has protein sequence MNFETIIGLEVHVELKTESKMFSPAPAHFGAEPNTNTNVIDLGYPGVLPVVNKTAVDWAMRAALALNCEITRHTKFDRKNYFYPDNPKAYQISQFDQPIGEHGWIEIEVKGEKKRIGITRLHMEEDAGKLTHTGNGHSLVDFNRQGTPLIEIVSEPDIRTADEAYAYLEKIKAIIQYTGVSDVRMEEGSLRCDANISLRPFGQEQFGTKTELKNLNSFNFVRKGIEHEQVRQEQVLLSGGIIEQETRRYDESTGKTLLMRIKEGSDDYRYFPEPDLVDIVIDDAWLERVRSEIPELPDARKARYVSELGLSSYDAMVLTLAKPISDFFEATVTAGADAKLASNWLMGEVSAYLNAEQKELSDTALTPEGLAGMIKLISDGTISSKIAKKVFKELIEKGGDANDIVKAKGLVQISDENTLREFVTAALDNNPQSIEDFKNGKDRAIGFLVGQIMKQTKGQANPPLLNKILLEEIAKR, from the coding sequence ATGAACTTTGAAACGATCATTGGACTTGAAGTCCACGTTGAACTAAAAACTGAATCTAAAATGTTTTCTCCAGCACCGGCTCACTTTGGTGCGGAACCGAATACCAATACAAACGTCATTGACCTTGGCTACCCAGGCGTTTTACCTGTAGTCAATAAAACAGCTGTAGATTGGGCAATGAGAGCGGCGCTTGCATTAAACTGTGAAATTACGCGTCACACGAAATTTGACCGCAAAAACTACTTCTATCCGGATAACCCGAAAGCTTACCAAATTTCACAATTTGATCAGCCTATCGGTGAACATGGTTGGATTGAAATCGAAGTAAAAGGCGAGAAAAAACGTATCGGCATCACGCGTCTTCATATGGAAGAAGATGCAGGGAAATTGACGCATACAGGCAATGGCCATTCATTGGTTGACTTTAACCGCCAAGGAACGCCACTAATCGAAATCGTTTCTGAGCCAGATATCCGTACAGCTGATGAAGCTTACGCTTACCTTGAAAAAATTAAAGCAATTATCCAATACACGGGTGTTTCAGATGTTCGGATGGAAGAAGGATCGTTGCGTTGTGACGCGAACATTTCACTTCGTCCGTTTGGTCAAGAGCAATTTGGAACAAAAACCGAGTTGAAAAACTTAAACTCGTTCAACTTTGTTCGTAAGGGGATCGAGCACGAACAAGTTCGTCAAGAACAAGTGTTATTGTCAGGTGGCATCATCGAGCAAGAAACACGTCGTTACGACGAATCAACAGGTAAAACGTTGTTGATGCGTATTAAAGAAGGATCGGATGATTACCGTTACTTCCCAGAGCCAGATTTAGTTGATATTGTAATCGATGATGCTTGGCTTGAGCGCGTTCGCTCTGAAATTCCAGAATTGCCAGATGCAAGAAAAGCTCGTTACGTTTCAGAACTTGGCTTGTCTTCTTATGATGCGATGGTTCTGACATTAGCAAAACCGATCTCGGATTTCTTTGAAGCAACTGTAACGGCTGGTGCTGATGCGAAACTTGCTTCTAACTGGTTGATGGGCGAAGTTTCAGCTTACCTAAATGCTGAACAAAAAGAACTTTCAGATACAGCATTAACTCCTGAAGGTTTGGCAGGCATGATCAAATTGATTTCTGATGGTACGATTTCGTCTAAAATTGCGAAGAAAGTCTTTAAAGAATTGATTGAAAAAGGCGGCGACGCGAACGATATCGTTAAAGCTAAAGGACTTGTTCAGATCTCTGATGAAAACACATTGCGTGAATTCGTGACAGCAGCTCTGGATAATAATCCGCAATCGATCGAAGACTTTAAAAACGGTAAAGACCGCGCAATTGGTTTCCTAGTTGGGCAAATTATGAAACAAACAAAAGGGCAGGCAAACCCGCCATTGCTTAATAAAATTCTTCTTGAAGAAATTGCAAAACGATAA
- a CDS encoding thioredoxin family protein, with the protein MMTEQQYFENGISLESYMAQMESNQHKSYSIYEKFELPKDPEFLALLKDKKPHVLVITEDWNGDAMMNNAILRKIADAADLEVHCISRDDNLELMDRYLTNGERSIPKYIVLSEAGEVLGEWGPRAPKVQEFVDKKKSVLPEKEDPQYKLHMKTVTGEILDGFVYNDDFWHVVYEEFRQVFQTALTSSK; encoded by the coding sequence ATGATGACGGAGCAGCAATACTTTGAAAATGGTATTAGTTTGGAAAGCTATATGGCTCAAATGGAGTCGAATCAACATAAATCTTATAGCATCTATGAAAAGTTTGAGCTACCGAAAGATCCAGAATTCCTGGCTTTACTAAAAGATAAAAAGCCACATGTATTAGTGATTACTGAAGACTGGAACGGCGATGCGATGATGAACAATGCAATTTTACGAAAAATTGCAGATGCAGCTGATTTAGAAGTTCATTGCATATCTCGTGATGATAATTTGGAATTAATGGATCGTTACTTAACAAACGGGGAACGATCAATTCCGAAATACATTGTGCTGTCTGAAGCTGGAGAGGTTCTTGGTGAGTGGGGACCAAGGGCTCCAAAAGTTCAGGAGTTTGTGGACAAGAAGAAATCAGTTCTTCCAGAAAAAGAAGATCCGCAATACAAACTGCATATGAAAACAGTAACCGGTGAAATATTAGATGGGTTTGTTTACAATGATGATTTTTGGCATGTGGTATATGAAGAGTTTCGTCAAGTATTCCAAACAGCTTTAACTTCAAGTAAATGA
- a CDS encoding diacylglycerol kinase, with product MKRARIIYNPTSGRELFRKHLPEVLEKMEKAGYETSCHATTSEGDAIQAAAHAVEREFDLVIAVGGDGTLNEVVSGIAKFENRPKVGLIPMGTTNDFARAVHIPRDITKAVDIILKGDSIPVDIGLMNDDRYFINIAGGGRLTELTYEVPSKLKTVLGQMAYYLKGIEMLPSIRSSRVRIEYDDQVFDDSAMMFLIGLTNSVGGFEKLAPDASINDGKFTLLILKELNMAEFIRVASLALRGEHLSDPHVIYAKASTIKVTTEERVLLNLDGEYGGVLPATFKNLASHIEMYVPIDSLNEKDRK from the coding sequence ATGAAACGTGCACGTATTATTTACAATCCTACTTCTGGTCGCGAGTTATTCCGCAAGCATCTGCCGGAAGTTTTGGAGAAAATGGAGAAAGCGGGATATGAAACTTCCTGCCACGCAACTACTTCTGAGGGCGATGCTATTCAAGCAGCTGCTCATGCCGTAGAGCGCGAGTTTGATTTAGTAATAGCTGTTGGTGGAGATGGAACGTTAAATGAAGTTGTTTCAGGAATTGCTAAGTTCGAGAATCGTCCAAAAGTCGGTTTAATTCCAATGGGAACAACCAATGATTTTGCCCGTGCGGTTCATATACCACGAGACATTACAAAAGCTGTAGATATTATTTTGAAAGGAGATTCCATTCCTGTAGATATCGGTTTGATGAATGACGATCGGTATTTTATCAATATTGCAGGAGGCGGGAGACTCACAGAGTTAACATATGAAGTACCGAGTAAACTAAAAACAGTTCTTGGTCAAATGGCTTATTACTTAAAAGGGATTGAGATGTTGCCGTCAATCCGGTCTTCGCGTGTACGCATAGAGTACGATGATCAAGTTTTTGATGATAGTGCGATGATGTTTTTAATCGGCTTGACAAACTCAGTTGGCGGGTTTGAAAAACTAGCGCCAGACGCCAGCATTAACGATGGGAAGTTTACATTGTTGATTTTAAAAGAGCTGAATATGGCCGAATTTATTCGTGTTGCATCTTTAGCGTTACGTGGTGAGCATTTGTCAGACCCTCATGTGATTTATGCTAAGGCAAGTACGATTAAAGTGACAACTGAAGAGCGGGTGCTATTGAATTTAGACGGAGAGTACGGGGGCGTGCTACCGGCTACATTCAAAAACTTAGCGAGTCATATTGAAATGTATGTTCCAATTGATTCGTTAAATGAAAAAGATCGGAAATAA
- a CDS encoding NUDIX hydrolase, whose product MRTKRKVFAYITRGDEENRELLVFEYKGEPEVGLQVPGGTIEDGELLIDALYREVKEETGLPRDVLDFVGKIHKYTYYPEHQDKAYERNIFQFEYTGEPVEQFEHVIKSHGRDNGMTLLFRWESLNDLPRLAAEQDKAIELL is encoded by the coding sequence ATGAGAACGAAACGGAAAGTATTTGCTTATATCACAAGAGGCGATGAAGAAAATCGCGAGTTGCTTGTATTCGAATACAAAGGAGAACCAGAAGTTGGCCTACAAGTACCAGGTGGAACCATTGAAGACGGGGAACTGTTAATCGATGCGTTATATAGAGAAGTAAAAGAAGAAACAGGATTACCACGTGATGTACTTGACTTTGTCGGCAAAATTCATAAGTACACATACTATCCTGAACATCAGGATAAAGCGTATGAACGGAATATCTTTCAATTTGAATACACGGGTGAACCCGTTGAACAATTTGAACATGTCATCAAAAGTCATGGCCGCGACAATGGAATGACATTACTGTTCCGCTGGGAGTCACTTAATGATTTACCCCGACTTGCTGCAGAACAAGATAAAGCTATCGAGTTACTTTAA